The sequence below is a genomic window from Polyangiaceae bacterium.
CTTCAGCAAGTGGGACTTCGAAGTGGCGCATGAAAAGTTCATGACGCCTTCCTTCGTTGCAGTCGCCCTCGGCTCTGCGATGCAAGCGGTCGCTGCGGAGAACCAGGACATCAGCTGGAACGCGACCAGCAAGCTCAAGATCAAGGGTTACGGCGAAATCGAACTGGAGGATTTCGGTGTCTCCGTCGGTGGCTCACCGTCTCCTCGGGACTTCATCGGCTCCAACTTGGTCCGCGCGATCGGGGCTGTGATGAACAACCCGTGGGAGTACGCCTTCATCGAGGGCGTGACGATGGAGATCGAATTCCGTTTTGCCCGCGAGATCTACATGCTGAAGGGCACAGAGCTGCTGGATCCCGAGGTGGACGCGGGACAGTCCGCGCGGATTCGGCTGACGTTGATGCCCTGGGCTGGCAAGGAGATCACCCGGGTGATCAAGGTGCCGCTGCCGAAGGATCTGGCGGGCCAAACCGTCAGCCTCAGCCTGTCTCCCGGCTACACCCACTACAAGACCAAGGCTCCGCCGAACAATCTGGGGGAGTTGATCAAGAACTTCGAAGATCCGATCTACCCCCCGAAGTCGCTCATCGTGAGCTACAGCGCGAAAACCGGCGGTGTCGCGTACAAGGGGATGATCGCCGAGGATCTCCCTCCGGGCGCGATGGACATGATTCGTCCGACTCAGTCCAGCATCGCCCCGAGCTCCTTCTCTCCGATGGTGCGCCAAGTGGTGCCGCTGCCTCTGTTCATGGTGGGCGGCGATCGGGTCGACGTGAAGGTCCGTCCCGTCATCCGCTAACTTCCCTCACCAAATCGATTTTCACTGGGGCCCACGCGCCTCCGCAAACTGGCTCGACTACTCGCTCGTCTAGAAATGCACATGTCAAAACTACGCCTCGCTTCACGTTTCACCTACGCCTCCGGGTTGGTGGTTTCTGGTCTGCTGCTTTCGGCGCTGTTTCCCTCCACCGCTTCCGCGGTGGGTACTCGCACCTTCGATCTCGGCACCAAGGCTGATTTCGAAGGTGGTGACCTGAAGGGCGTCGCCATCGACTCCGCTGGGCGCGTGCGCGCGGGCCTGAACCTCGGCAAGGTCGGGATCGAAGGGGCGGACACCGTCTGGAGTTCGCTGCTCTTGAAGGACGGCACGCTGCTGCTCGGCACCGGCAATGAGGGCAAGCTGATCGCTCTCAAGGGCGCCAAGACCAGCGTGTTGGCGGAGACCAAGACGCTCGCCATCACCTCGATGGTCGAAGCTTGGGGCGGCGCCGTCATTCTCGGGACGCTCCCTGGTGGCGAGGTAAAGAAGTGGGAGAAGGGCAAGCTCACCACCCTCGCAAAGCTGCCAAACGCCAAGCACATCTGGGCGCTGGCCTACGACGAGAAGGCTCGGGTCGTGTACGCGGCGACCGGCCCGGAGGGGAAGGTCTATCGGATCTCCCAGCAGGGTCAGGCTCAGGTCTTCATGAGCTCCGACGAAAAGCACCTGATGAGCGTCGCGGTGTCTCCCGACGGAAAGGTCTACGTCGGCGGTGGAGAGAAGGGGAAGCTCTACCAGGTCGAGGGCGGTAACAAAGCGCCCAAGGTCATCTACGACTTCGCCGCTACCGAGGTGCGAGGAATCGCGTTCGGAGCTGGCGGTTTGGTCTACGCGATCGCCAACGAAATTTCCGCCGGCAGCTACGCGTCGTACTCATCTGGCCTGAACCTTCAGGGCCCGGTTCCTTCGCCGCCCACGACTCGCGGCAAGGGCATGCTCTACGTTTTCGACAAGGAAGGCGCGCCTGAGAAGCTCTACGAAGACTCGTCAGAACACTTCGTCACGCTGACGATGGGCGACGATGGCAAACCCTATGTGGGGACCGGAGCCGAGGGCAGGATCTACACCGTAGATGACGCCCACAACTCCGTACTCGTGGGAGACGTAGAGGAGCGCCAGGTCGCGTCGCTCGTGATGAACGGCAAGGACAAGTACGTCATCGCGAGCGACCCCGTCGTGGTGCATCCGGTGCGTGGCGTGGGTGGTCCCGACGCGGTGTGGACCAGCAAGGTCCTAGA
It includes:
- a CDS encoding fibronectin type III domain-containing protein gives rise to the protein MSKLRLASRFTYASGLVVSGLLLSALFPSTASAVGTRTFDLGTKADFEGGDLKGVAIDSAGRVRAGLNLGKVGIEGADTVWSSLLLKDGTLLLGTGNEGKLIALKGAKTSVLAETKTLAITSMVEAWGGAVILGTLPGGEVKKWEKGKLTTLAKLPNAKHIWALAYDEKARVVYAATGPEGKVYRISQQGQAQVFMSSDEKHLMSVAVSPDGKVYVGGGEKGKLYQVEGGNKAPKVIYDFAATEVRGIAFGAGGLVYAIANEISAGSYASYSSGLNLQGPVPSPPTTRGKGMLYVFDKEGAPEKLYEDSSEHFVTLTMGDDGKPYVGTGAEGRIYTVDDAHNSVLVGDVEERQVASLVMNGKDKYVIASDPVVVHPVRGVGGPDAVWTSKVLDANLRATFGRMTWEADGLLEFSTRTGNTKEPDDSWSAWSGGITQPGEVKSPAGRFIQVRARWSKDPKAELTEVTLPFITDNLKAVVTNIDVKVKSNTNPGMQSSGGPVNEKPSTKVNLTWRVDNPDNDILDYHLEYRLVGTTTYYPLEKPNEKVTSPNYAWETGDLPEGKYRVRVTASDAPSNTPSRVKRHRLESNVIIVDNTPPAIKGLASNGRHITGTAVDGVGPIQRIEISVAGSNEWFPFDPKDGIYDEAKEEFDADVTPFAGKGPVMMSVRVYDSAANTVVMNVALK